In Rhodococcus sp. OK302, one genomic interval encodes:
- a CDS encoding urease accessory protein UreF, protein MTPSSEGFPLSITRAMRMMQFADSMFPVGSFSFSNGLESAVAQKIVKDGPSLREFVLAAAHQGATCDGIAVLAAHRAASAGNFSAIVEADQAVIERKLNEESRTMSTRMGKKLAELGGRLAGAELFEKWLAAVESGETPGTYPVGLGIAFAEMGSPEEDAFSVNQYGVAMTLLGAALRIVRVDHLATQEILFEVNQTAGDEYASVREYGLEDMSNFAPMIDILAAVHVKAHVRMFMN, encoded by the coding sequence ATGACCCCCTCGTCTGAGGGATTCCCGCTCAGCATCACCCGTGCGATGCGGATGATGCAATTTGCCGATTCCATGTTCCCGGTCGGTTCCTTCTCGTTCTCCAACGGGTTGGAATCGGCTGTGGCCCAGAAGATCGTCAAGGACGGGCCGTCGTTGAGGGAGTTTGTTCTCGCTGCTGCGCATCAGGGTGCGACATGCGATGGGATTGCGGTGCTGGCAGCGCATCGCGCAGCCTCGGCCGGAAATTTCTCGGCGATCGTCGAAGCTGATCAGGCGGTGATCGAGCGCAAGCTCAACGAGGAATCTCGCACGATGAGTACCCGCATGGGCAAGAAGTTAGCCGAACTCGGTGGGCGTCTGGCCGGAGCAGAACTGTTCGAGAAGTGGTTGGCCGCAGTGGAGTCCGGTGAAACGCCGGGAACGTATCCGGTGGGTCTCGGAATTGCGTTCGCCGAGATGGGTTCTCCGGAAGAGGACGCATTTTCGGTCAACCAATACGGTGTGGCGATGACCTTGCTGGGTGCGGCGCTCCGTATCGTGCGGGTAGATCATCTGGCTACTCAGGAAATCCTGTTCGAGGTAAATCAGACTGCCGGCGACGAGTACGCGTCCGTACGTGAGTACGGGCTCGAGGACATGTCGAATTTTGCCCCCATGATCGACATTCTGGCGGCCGTGCATGTCAAGGCGCACGTCCGAATGTTCATGAACTAG
- the ureG gene encoding urease accessory protein UreG, which produces MKKTTRIGIGGPVGSGKTALIEAITPEFVNRGTSVLIITNDVVTTEDAKHVRKALKGVLVEERIVGVETGACPHTAVREDPSMNLAAVEDMERTFPDTDVVFIESGGDNLTLTFSPALVDFFIYVIDVAAGDKIPRKNGPGISQSDILVINKTDLAPYVKADLGVMDRDSKDMRGDKPFVFTNCMTGEGIKEVVDLIVHGVLFDEEDEEVGVGAP; this is translated from the coding sequence ATGAAGAAGACAACGCGCATCGGAATCGGCGGTCCTGTGGGTTCGGGCAAGACCGCCCTCATCGAGGCGATCACGCCGGAGTTCGTGAATCGTGGAACCAGCGTTCTGATCATCACCAACGACGTTGTCACTACCGAGGACGCCAAGCACGTTCGTAAGGCGCTCAAAGGTGTTCTTGTGGAAGAACGTATCGTCGGTGTTGAAACCGGCGCGTGCCCTCACACCGCGGTGCGTGAGGATCCGAGTATGAACCTCGCCGCGGTCGAAGACATGGAGCGCACCTTCCCCGACACGGACGTGGTGTTCATCGAAAGTGGTGGTGACAACCTGACTTTGACGTTCAGCCCCGCTCTCGTCGATTTTTTCATCTACGTCATCGACGTTGCTGCGGGAGACAAAATTCCGCGAAAGAACGGACCGGGAATCTCGCAGTCGGACATCTTGGTCATCAACAAGACCGACCTCGCCCCGTACGTCAAGGCGGATCTGGGTGTGATGGATCGGGATTCGAAGGATATGCGCGGCGACAAGCCGTTTGTTTTCACCAATTGCATGACCGGTGAGGGCATCAAGGAAGTAGTGGACCTCATCGTGCACGGTGTCCTCTTCGATGAAGAGGACGAGGAAGTGGGAGTGGGAGCGCCGTGA
- a CDS encoding urease accessory protein UreD, with protein sequence MSAPTTSGVSRALPEPIPTIPELDQYQDQPKQAPAGKVGKTGVLEMRFVDRGDKTILRDMYRKTPMLVQQALYWDEALPTMPCVYMISTSGSVLQGDRLFLTIEMEPGSLAHVTTQSATKVHRMDANHASQLQKVVLAENSYLELMPGVTIPHRNTRYYARTEVTIDPSATLLFSEIVMPGRKYHNSAESEGELFVYDLFSTLITASRPDGKSLFTEKLVIQPKRFPVRHNGIMGRYDVFGNVILLTPKENADEILEQVVAGPDGKVISGASRLPNDAGLIFKVLGPESEPVKAKVREFWALVRKSVRGTTIPPVPLWG encoded by the coding sequence GTGAGTGCGCCAACCACTTCGGGAGTGTCACGGGCTCTCCCCGAGCCGATTCCGACGATTCCGGAACTCGATCAGTATCAGGATCAGCCGAAGCAGGCTCCGGCCGGTAAGGTCGGGAAGACCGGCGTGCTCGAGATGCGATTTGTCGATCGGGGTGACAAGACGATTCTGCGAGACATGTACCGCAAGACGCCGATGCTGGTGCAGCAGGCGCTGTACTGGGACGAAGCCTTGCCGACCATGCCGTGCGTTTACATGATCTCGACGTCCGGCAGTGTGCTGCAAGGTGATCGACTTTTTCTGACCATAGAGATGGAGCCGGGATCCTTGGCTCATGTCACGACGCAGTCGGCCACCAAGGTGCACCGGATGGATGCCAACCATGCGTCGCAGTTGCAGAAGGTGGTGTTGGCCGAGAATTCGTACCTCGAACTGATGCCGGGCGTGACTATCCCGCACCGCAATACGCGGTACTACGCGCGGACCGAAGTGACGATCGACCCTTCTGCGACACTGTTATTCTCGGAAATTGTCATGCCGGGCCGTAAGTACCACAACAGTGCCGAATCTGAAGGCGAACTGTTTGTCTACGACTTGTTCTCGACGCTCATCACGGCTAGCCGACCCGACGGCAAGAGTCTGTTCACCGAAAAGCTGGTCATCCAGCCGAAGCGATTCCCCGTGCGTCACAACGGAATCATGGGCCGGTACGACGTGTTCGGAAACGTCATCCTGCTTACCCCGAAGGAAAACGCCGACGAGATCTTGGAGCAGGTGGTTGCCGGTCCCGACGGCAAGGTTATTTCCGGGGCCAGTCGACTGCCGAACGATGCGGGTCTGATCTTCAAGGTGCTCGGCCCGGAGAGTGAGCCTGTCAAGGCGAAGGTTCGTGAGTTCTGGGCGCTCGTTCGAAAGTCGGTTCGCGGTACCACGATTCCGCCCGTTCCCCTCTGGGGATGA
- the yut gene encoding urea transporter translates to MTTITKPWDDIADKNVVLRFIDTNLKGAGQVMFQGNALTGLLFLVGIFWGAIAADTITVAIGAVVGLVVSTATGMLLHSDEDSMRIGLYGYNGILVGAAFPTFLAGGVMLWIYLVVGAAASTVVFLAIANVFKTWDVPALTFPFNLVNWFFLLAAFQFLRIETSELSAGQFPQHIGDASVHADVTFSFLWDTLFRNVSQIFLINNTMTGIIFVVALLVASRWAAMFALIGSAVAIGAVLALGVNTVDLGNGLYGLSSVLTAIALGSVFYNPSWRVFVYTLFGVLVTVVIHGTLVSAFAPISLPAGTGPFVFATWLFLLPKKKFVPVQHDTIKGGAAEGKDSIAKANG, encoded by the coding sequence ATGACCACCATCACCAAGCCTTGGGACGACATCGCCGACAAGAATGTTGTGCTCAGATTCATCGACACCAATCTCAAAGGTGCCGGGCAGGTGATGTTTCAGGGCAATGCTCTGACCGGTCTGTTGTTTCTCGTGGGCATCTTCTGGGGCGCGATCGCTGCCGACACCATAACCGTTGCCATCGGCGCGGTGGTGGGACTGGTGGTATCAACGGCAACCGGGATGTTGCTGCATTCCGACGAGGATTCCATGCGTATCGGCTTGTACGGATACAACGGAATCCTGGTGGGTGCAGCCTTTCCGACGTTTCTCGCCGGTGGTGTGATGTTGTGGATCTACCTGGTGGTGGGAGCTGCCGCGTCGACCGTTGTCTTCTTGGCCATTGCCAATGTATTCAAGACTTGGGATGTGCCGGCACTGACGTTTCCGTTCAACCTCGTCAACTGGTTCTTCCTGCTGGCCGCATTTCAATTCCTTCGGATCGAGACGTCGGAACTGAGTGCAGGCCAGTTTCCGCAGCACATCGGCGACGCGTCGGTGCATGCCGACGTTACGTTCAGTTTTTTATGGGACACCCTGTTCCGCAATGTTTCTCAAATCTTCCTGATCAACAACACGATGACCGGCATCATCTTTGTCGTGGCACTTCTGGTTGCGTCGCGGTGGGCGGCAATGTTCGCTCTCATCGGTTCGGCGGTCGCAATCGGCGCGGTTCTCGCGCTCGGAGTCAATACCGTCGACCTCGGAAACGGCCTGTACGGCCTTAGTTCCGTATTGACGGCCATCGCTCTGGGGTCGGTGTTCTACAACCCGTCGTGGCGCGTTTTTGTCTACACACTGTTCGGTGTGTTGGTGACGGTTGTTATCCACGGGACCTTGGTGTCGGCCTTCGCGCCCATCAGCCTCCCCGCCGGAACGGGCCCCTTCGTATTTGCTACCTGGCTGTTCCTGCTACCGAAAAAGAAGTTCGTTCCCGTCCAGCACGACACCATCAAAGGTGGCGCGGCAGAAGGCAAGGATTCAATCGCCAAGGCAAATGGCTAG
- a CDS encoding DUF4259 domain-containing protein, whose amino-acid sequence MGAWGSGPFENDGAGDLVASIGHGDFTFASVEWAFEDDYLEVDGGQIAVALLELVLIVRADRKRDPLVEELDLDDFADALTGERLAWLIDMVERTIASSDSELFELWDEQGPEELAAWRIPVVDGLEDLRVLTV is encoded by the coding sequence GTGGGCGCGTGGGGATCAGGACCGTTCGAGAACGACGGTGCCGGAGATTTGGTTGCATCCATCGGCCACGGTGATTTCACCTTCGCATCGGTGGAGTGGGCATTCGAAGACGACTATCTGGAAGTGGACGGCGGCCAGATCGCCGTTGCACTACTGGAATTGGTGCTGATCGTGCGTGCAGACCGCAAGCGGGATCCTTTGGTCGAGGAACTTGATCTCGACGATTTTGCCGACGCTTTGACCGGTGAGCGCCTCGCCTGGCTGATCGACATGGTGGAACGCACTATCGCGTCTTCAGATTCGGAACTGTTCGAACTGTGGGACGAGCAGGGCCCCGAAGAGCTTGCCGCCTGGCGCATCCCGGTGGTCGACGGACTCGAAGACCTACGGGTGCTGACCGTCTAG
- a CDS encoding LysE family translocator, translating to MISALLAAAAVLALLTLVPGPDMAVVTQAALTGGRSSGFRVSVGIVSGLLVWGLLTVLGLSAILAASAEAYTAVKLAGAAYLIYLGVRALWQSRVSATVDGASDPAVQKAGTWKTGFTTNLLNPKIAVFYTGLLPQLVPAGWPTGPSLALLVLIHVVISIAWLSAYVVLLSRARSTFEKPKVRQMLERVTGTVLLGFGAKIALEAR from the coding sequence ATGATTTCCGCGCTGCTGGCGGCCGCCGCCGTCCTCGCACTACTCACGCTGGTACCCGGCCCGGATATGGCCGTCGTGACACAGGCGGCGCTCACCGGCGGACGATCCTCCGGATTTCGCGTATCGGTCGGCATCGTCAGCGGCCTACTCGTGTGGGGCCTACTGACCGTCCTCGGACTGTCTGCGATCCTCGCAGCGTCCGCAGAGGCCTACACCGCCGTCAAACTGGCCGGCGCCGCCTATCTGATCTATCTCGGGGTGCGGGCGCTCTGGCAGAGTCGCGTCTCCGCCACGGTTGACGGAGCGAGCGATCCGGCCGTGCAGAAAGCCGGAACGTGGAAGACCGGATTCACCACCAACCTGCTCAACCCCAAGATCGCCGTCTTCTACACCGGACTGTTGCCCCAACTCGTTCCGGCCGGATGGCCGACAGGACCGTCCCTCGCATTGTTGGTCCTCATCCACGTCGTGATCTCCATCGCGTGGCTCAGCGCGTACGTCGTCCTGCTCTCCCGGGCACGTAGCACCTTCGAGAAGCCGAAGGTACGGCAGATGCTCGAACGCGTGACCGGAACGGTGCTTCTAGGATTCGGGGCGAAGATTGCGCTGGAAGCACGCTGA
- a CDS encoding alpha/beta hydrolase, with the protein MRRKRQNAGVLGVALAVFALSCSNVAQAEPQARARIDRIDQLTPTRSAVFVDSPSMQREIQVQVLHPEKGTGTRPTFYLLDGVSAGSESGYTESTWTQKTDIETFFTDKDVNVVLPVGGTGSYYTDWRADDPNLGVNKWESFLADELPPLIDEAFRGNGTNAVGGVSMGALGAGNLITRHPDLYSGLASYSGCLDNSASSSQDSVRVTVASKNGDATNMWGPVSDPAWRDHDPSYNAEALRGKAIYISTSTGSPGVYDDLFTPDGRLIAVVGGPLEALAHTCTQLFANRLDGLAIPAAVAYRDGGTHSWPYWQDALHDSWPTLQSALNL; encoded by the coding sequence ATGCGGAGAAAACGGCAGAACGCTGGGGTGCTCGGGGTGGCCTTGGCAGTATTTGCACTCAGTTGCAGCAACGTTGCTCAGGCGGAACCTCAAGCGCGCGCTCGTATCGATCGGATCGACCAACTGACCCCCACCCGGAGTGCGGTGTTCGTCGACTCCCCGTCGATGCAACGGGAAATACAGGTTCAGGTGTTGCATCCCGAGAAAGGAACGGGCACACGGCCGACGTTCTATCTCCTCGACGGGGTCAGTGCCGGCTCTGAATCCGGTTACACCGAAAGTACGTGGACGCAGAAGACCGACATCGAAACATTCTTCACCGACAAAGACGTCAATGTTGTTCTGCCCGTGGGCGGCACCGGAAGCTATTACACCGACTGGCGTGCCGACGACCCGAATCTCGGTGTGAACAAATGGGAATCATTTCTGGCCGACGAACTACCGCCCCTGATCGACGAGGCCTTTCGCGGCAATGGAACCAACGCAGTGGGCGGAGTGTCCATGGGCGCGCTCGGGGCTGGAAACTTGATCACGCGCCACCCGGACTTGTATTCGGGATTGGCTTCGTACAGTGGGTGTCTCGACAACTCTGCGTCGTCGTCGCAGGATTCCGTACGTGTCACGGTCGCCAGCAAGAACGGCGATGCCACCAACATGTGGGGGCCGGTTTCGGATCCGGCGTGGCGAGATCATGATCCGTCGTACAACGCAGAGGCGTTGCGCGGCAAGGCGATCTATATTTCTACGAGCACCGGCTCGCCCGGAGTGTACGACGACCTGTTCACTCCGGACGGGCGTCTGATCGCCGTCGTGGGTGGACCGCTGGAAGCGCTCGCGCATACCTGCACTCAACTCTTCGCGAACAGGCTTGACGGACTCGCAATCCCCGCGGCAGTCGCCTACCGGGACGGCGGAACCCATTCGTGGCCGTATTGGCAAGATGCACTGCATGATTCCTGGCCGACGCTGCAATCGGCACTGAACCTTTAG
- a CDS encoding MYG1 family protein: MIIATHNGKFHADDVFGVSLLKQLYPDATVVRSRDEDVLNSADIVLDVGGRYEPAAGRFDHHQRGAGERSNGILYSAFGLLWQEFGLQFCGGDESVCRRIDSRLVEGIDAVDNGQEIYTLNEYDTKPFDLSSVLDLFNPISSSDEEFDTQFELAVVLATQVLIRLRAKYAGDAAAEREFADTYAKASDPRFVVLERFIPHGRAASAQPELLFTIFPNTNGGWSIQTVKPADSKFGSRKLLPELWRGLNGKDMAAETGVDTSVFCHKAGFIAAAQTRDDAMKLLELALAE, encoded by the coding sequence GTGATCATCGCGACCCATAACGGCAAATTCCACGCAGACGACGTCTTCGGCGTATCGCTGCTCAAGCAGCTGTACCCCGACGCCACAGTCGTTCGCAGCCGCGACGAGGACGTCCTGAACAGCGCAGACATCGTCCTCGACGTCGGCGGCCGGTACGAACCCGCAGCCGGACGCTTCGATCATCATCAGCGCGGTGCGGGCGAGCGCAGCAACGGCATTCTGTACTCGGCATTCGGTCTGCTGTGGCAAGAATTCGGCCTGCAGTTCTGTGGTGGCGACGAGTCCGTGTGCCGCCGGATCGACAGCCGCTTGGTCGAAGGCATCGACGCCGTCGACAACGGGCAGGAGATCTACACCCTCAACGAGTACGACACGAAGCCCTTCGATCTGTCTTCGGTGCTGGACCTGTTCAATCCCATCTCGTCCAGCGACGAAGAATTCGACACGCAGTTCGAGCTCGCAGTGGTTCTGGCGACCCAGGTCCTGATTCGCCTGCGCGCCAAGTACGCCGGCGACGCAGCAGCAGAACGTGAATTTGCCGATACCTACGCCAAGGCGTCGGATCCGCGGTTTGTCGTCCTGGAACGCTTCATTCCGCACGGCCGTGCAGCGTCGGCTCAGCCGGAACTGCTGTTCACGATCTTCCCGAACACCAACGGCGGCTGGTCGATTCAGACCGTCAAGCCAGCTGACTCGAAGTTCGGTTCACGGAAGCTGTTGCCGGAACTGTGGCGTGGCCTCAATGGCAAGGACATGGCGGCCGAAACCGGCGTCGACACTTCGGTGTTTTGCCACAAAGCCGGATTCATCGCTGCCGCGCAGACTCGCGACGACGCGATGAAGCTGCTGGAACTCGCTCTCGCAGAGTAA
- a CDS encoding bifunctional metallophosphatase/5'-nucleotidase, protein MTRRITRACAVLAASLLAITATSLSAVATAQSVNTLSVRLLAFNDLHGSLLPPEGERSEIMQADGSFTPAGGAAYLAAYVSQLRSQAPNSLLYSVGDNWGASALESSMFNDEPTVELLNRMQINASAIGNHELDKGLAEFHRLESGGCSAANACTFSPSFSGTNFPLMAANMTYADGTPATLPFTVNMVDGIPFGVIAIAPSNTAQIVSPDGIADLRFGDEVEAIDRTADILDFFGVKAITVLLHRGDEPDRAGGPNDCNITAGPARDIALRASPKVDVIFTADSHQQYNCEFPDPAGNPRVVMQGASHGRIVSVADVTIDRNTRDVVRDQTSAFNQIVTHDISPDSEIQALSDRAWKTAAEVAQRPVGTLTAALTRDHIAGAESTLGNLVADGQLAAGGARGAQIALTNPGGIREDLSPGVVTYRQAHAVQPFGNSLEVLSVTGAVLKEALEQQFQYSTEGSTLERILAPSNGFTYTLDRTAPQGSRISEMRLNGQNIGPDMVYRVAVNKFLADGGDGFTALRQSTETTGAGTDLDALAALFTAGSPVSPPPTDRIRVID, encoded by the coding sequence ATGACGCGACGCATCACGCGCGCTTGTGCTGTGCTCGCAGCTTCCCTTCTCGCCATCACTGCAACCTCCCTGAGTGCTGTCGCGACGGCCCAATCCGTCAACACCCTCTCGGTCCGCCTACTCGCGTTCAACGATCTCCACGGCAGCTTGCTGCCCCCGGAAGGTGAACGCAGCGAGATCATGCAGGCCGACGGATCCTTCACACCAGCCGGCGGCGCGGCATACCTCGCGGCCTATGTCTCGCAACTGCGCAGCCAAGCCCCAAATTCGCTGCTCTACTCGGTAGGCGACAACTGGGGCGCGTCGGCGCTGGAATCTTCGATGTTCAACGACGAACCGACCGTCGAACTCCTCAATCGCATGCAGATCAATGCGTCGGCGATCGGTAATCACGAGCTGGACAAGGGACTGGCCGAGTTCCACCGCCTGGAATCGGGTGGATGCTCCGCCGCCAATGCGTGCACATTCAGTCCGTCGTTCAGCGGCACCAACTTTCCCCTGATGGCCGCCAACATGACCTACGCCGACGGCACGCCTGCGACGCTCCCCTTCACCGTCAACATGGTGGACGGCATCCCGTTCGGAGTGATCGCGATTGCTCCGAGCAACACGGCGCAGATCGTCTCACCCGACGGAATCGCAGACCTGAGATTCGGCGACGAGGTCGAGGCAATCGATCGTACTGCCGACATTCTCGACTTCTTCGGCGTCAAAGCCATCACCGTGCTGCTGCACCGCGGAGACGAACCTGACCGGGCCGGCGGACCCAACGATTGCAACATCACGGCTGGGCCGGCGCGGGATATCGCATTGCGTGCTTCGCCCAAGGTCGATGTCATCTTCACCGCAGACAGCCATCAGCAGTACAACTGCGAATTCCCGGATCCGGCCGGAAATCCCCGAGTTGTGATGCAGGGTGCCTCTCACGGCCGGATCGTCTCCGTTGCGGACGTGACCATCGACCGAAACACTCGCGACGTGGTGCGGGACCAGACATCGGCATTCAATCAGATAGTGACACACGATATTTCGCCGGATTCCGAAATTCAGGCACTGTCGGATCGCGCCTGGAAGACAGCCGCGGAGGTAGCGCAGCGCCCGGTCGGGACACTGACCGCTGCACTCACCCGAGACCACATCGCCGGCGCCGAATCTACGCTCGGCAACCTGGTTGCCGACGGTCAATTAGCCGCTGGAGGTGCCCGCGGAGCTCAAATCGCGCTCACCAACCCCGGCGGGATCCGCGAAGACCTCAGTCCGGGTGTGGTGACGTACCGCCAAGCTCACGCGGTCCAGCCGTTCGGCAACAGCCTCGAAGTGCTCTCCGTCACAGGTGCAGTATTAAAAGAAGCCTTGGAGCAGCAGTTTCAGTACTCGACCGAAGGCAGCACCCTCGAACGGATTCTCGCACCGTCGAACGGTTTTACCTACACCCTCGATCGCACAGCACCCCAGGGTTCCCGGATCTCGGAAATGCGCCTGAACGGCCAGAATATCGGCCCGGACATGGTCTATCGCGTGGCCGTCAACAAGTTCCTCGCCGACGGCGGCGACGGCTTCACCGCACTGAGGCAGTCGACGGAAACAACCGGCGCGGGCACTGATCTGGACGCCTTGGCCGCGCTCTTCACAGCCGGTTCACCGGTCTCCCCGCCGCCCACCGATCGAATCCGTGTAATCGACTGA
- the hisC gene encoding histidinol-phosphate transaminase, with translation MTPRIRPDLASIPAYVPGRNFPGAIKLASNETTIGPLPGVRDAVADAVANANRYPDNAAVALIEALAAFLNVEPANVAAGCGSVTLCQELVQITCDQGDEVIFAWRSFEAYPVVAQVGHAVSVKVPLTEEFGHDLDAMLAAITDRTRLIFICNPNNPTGNALSRAELESFLDAVPTHIVVALDEAYYEYSRSDSDGIELFRSRPNVVVLRTFSKAYGLAGIRVGYAVADPEIITALGKVHTPFTVSVVAQAAAIASLAAADELLARTEGVIAERTRVRSALIEAGYTVPESSANFVYLPLGELSPGFAEASTEAGILIRQYGTEGVRMTIGDPDENDAFLAFARTDAARRLAGIGISA, from the coding sequence GTGACTCCTCGCATTCGGCCTGACCTCGCCTCGATTCCCGCCTACGTTCCCGGACGCAACTTTCCCGGCGCCATCAAGCTGGCGAGCAACGAAACGACGATCGGCCCACTTCCCGGGGTTCGCGACGCCGTCGCCGACGCAGTCGCGAACGCGAATCGCTACCCCGACAACGCCGCGGTCGCCCTCATCGAGGCACTCGCCGCGTTCCTGAACGTCGAACCCGCGAATGTCGCTGCCGGCTGTGGTTCCGTGACGCTGTGCCAGGAATTGGTTCAGATCACGTGCGACCAGGGTGACGAGGTCATCTTCGCGTGGCGTTCCTTCGAGGCGTACCCGGTTGTCGCCCAGGTCGGCCACGCAGTTTCCGTGAAGGTTCCGCTGACCGAAGAGTTCGGCCACGATCTCGACGCGATGTTGGCCGCGATCACCGATCGCACCCGACTGATCTTCATCTGCAACCCCAACAACCCGACCGGCAATGCCTTGTCGAGGGCAGAACTCGAGAGCTTCCTCGACGCGGTTCCGACGCACATCGTCGTCGCTCTCGACGAGGCGTACTACGAGTACTCCCGCTCCGATTCGGACGGAATCGAACTGTTCCGCAGCCGCCCCAACGTGGTTGTTCTACGCACGTTCTCCAAGGCGTACGGATTGGCCGGCATTCGTGTGGGTTACGCGGTGGCTGATCCGGAAATCATTACCGCGCTCGGCAAAGTCCACACTCCGTTCACGGTCAGCGTTGTCGCTCAGGCCGCCGCAATCGCTTCGCTGGCTGCGGCCGACGAACTCCTCGCTCGCACCGAAGGCGTCATCGCGGAGCGGACGCGCGTTCGCTCAGCGTTGATCGAGGCGGGCTACACGGTCCCGGAATCGTCGGCGAACTTCGTCTACCTTCCCCTCGGCGAACTCTCCCCCGGCTTTGCCGAGGCAAGTACCGAAGCTGGGATCCTGATTCGCCAGTACGGCACCGAGGGCGTCCGAATGACCATCGGTGATCCGGACGAGAACGACGCATTCCTCGCTTTCGCCCGAACCGACGCTGCCCGACGCTTGGCCGGGATCGGCATCAGTGCGTAA
- a CDS encoding dienelactone hydrolase family protein, whose amino-acid sequence MSGMFRDTAYLPGADGDVAIAVPLTVVEPDGPTRGAIVVLHEARQFGDALLELMSALALEGWVTVAPHLFHREPEQMHGDIFGDNLFADFDATLDWLTGRDVRVDTIGVLGFDAAGTAAMLVATSRPVGAAVSVAARGIVDALSVDAQALIDAAVSLQAPWLGLYGDDDPATPLEHVNQLREATAKADVATLVVSYAGLAHRADEPPQVPDGQDEDDPNAAAIIDARTRIFDWFDSNLR is encoded by the coding sequence ATGTCGGGAATGTTCCGGGACACCGCGTATTTGCCGGGGGCCGACGGTGACGTCGCCATCGCTGTGCCGCTCACCGTGGTGGAACCTGACGGCCCGACGCGTGGTGCCATCGTCGTTCTGCACGAGGCGAGGCAGTTCGGTGATGCGCTCCTGGAGTTGATGTCAGCCCTCGCGCTCGAAGGTTGGGTGACCGTCGCACCGCATCTCTTTCATCGGGAACCCGAGCAGATGCACGGTGACATTTTCGGTGACAACCTTTTTGCCGACTTCGACGCCACCCTCGATTGGCTGACGGGCCGGGATGTCCGGGTCGACACGATCGGCGTCCTCGGTTTCGATGCCGCCGGTACGGCTGCAATGCTCGTCGCCACCAGTCGCCCCGTCGGTGCTGCCGTCAGCGTTGCTGCCCGCGGGATCGTCGACGCGTTATCTGTCGACGCGCAGGCGCTCATCGACGCCGCGGTGTCATTGCAAGCTCCCTGGCTCGGTTTGTACGGCGACGACGATCCTGCAACTCCACTCGAACACGTCAACCAACTTCGGGAGGCGACGGCCAAGGCTGACGTCGCCACCTTGGTGGTGAGCTACGCCGGCTTGGCGCATCGCGCCGACGAACCGCCGCAGGTCCCCGACGGCCAGGACGAGGACGACCCGAATGCGGCCGCGATCATCGACGCTCGCACCAGAATCTTCGACTGGTTCGACAGCAACCTGCGATAA